In Gemmatimonadaceae bacterium, the genomic window GCGTGGCGGGCGGACTGCTCGCCCTGTTCCTGACCTGGACCGGCATGCACCTCATCGACCGGTACCTACACTTCCACACGGTGTTCTTCAGCCCGTGGATGGCCGCGCTCGGCGTGGCCGCTGGCGCCCTCCTCGGTGTGCTCGGCAGCGCGGTGGCCGTCGGGAGGCACCTACGCGCGCTGTGACGCGGCCCCCGGGCCTCGTCGCCGCGCTCGCTCTCGCTGGTGCGCTCGCGCTCGTGGGAGCACCGCGCGCCGCGCGCGCCCAGCAGACGCAGACCGAGATCAAACTCCGGGCCCAGCGCGATACGCTCGACCAGATCCGCCGCGAACGCGCCGAATTGGAGGCGCGCATGCGCACCCTCCAGAGTTCGGCGCACAGTCTGAGCGACGAGGTCACCAACCTCGATGAGCGCGCCAGCGCAACGGCCCGCCTGGTGAATGCGCTGGACCGTCAACTGGTGGAGATCAACGCCGACGTGTCGGACGCCACCGGCAACATGGTGCGCGCCGAGGACGACCTCACCGCGCAGCGTGCGGTGCTCGACCATCGCCTGATGGAGATCTACAAGCGCGGCCCCATGTTCACGTTTCAGGTGCTGCTCTCGGCGCAGTCGTTCGGGGACCTGGTCGCGCGCTACAAGTATCTCCACCTGCTCACGCTGCGAGACCGCGCTCTGGTGAAGCACGTCCAGGACCTGCGCGACCAGGTGCAGCTGGAGCGCAACCGCCTGGTCACGCTGCAGAACGCGGTGGTCCAGAACCGCAGCGACAAGGCCCGCGAGGAAGGTGAACTGCGCGCGCTCGAACGCCAGCGGCAGCACAGCCTGTCGACGGTCAATCAGCAGGTGCAGCAGACCCAGGCGCGTCTGGCCGCGGTGCGCCGCACGGAGTCGCAGCTCACCGGCGCCATCGCCAGCCTGGAAGCCGCCCGCAAGCGCGCCGAGGCGGCAAGCCCGAGCACGGCGGTCAGTCGGAGCACGATCAGGACCAGCGACTACGGTAAGCTCGACTGGCCGGTGCAGGGCGACATTCTGTACCCGTTCGGCCGGCAGGTGCAGTCCAACAATACCACCATTCGCTGGAACGGCATCGGCATCGCCGCGCCCCTCGGCACTCCGGTGCACGTCGTGGCCGCGGGCGAGGTGGTGAGCGTGTCGCAGCTCGGGCTCTACGGCCTGACGGTGATCGTGGACCACGGCGGCGGCGACTATTCCATTTACGGATCGCTGCAGGAATCGCGCGTGAAGCGCGGCGACCACGTGATCAAGGATCAGGTGATCGGCTCCGTCGGCATG contains:
- a CDS encoding peptidoglycan DD-metalloendopeptidase family protein; translated protein: MTRPPGLVAALALAGALALVGAPRAARAQQTQTEIKLRAQRDTLDQIRRERAELEARMRTLQSSAHSLSDEVTNLDERASATARLVNALDRQLVEINADVSDATGNMVRAEDDLTAQRAVLDHRLMEIYKRGPMFTFQVLLSAQSFGDLVARYKYLHLLTLRDRALVKHVQDLRDQVQLERNRLVTLQNAVVQNRSDKAREEGELRALERQRQHSLSTVNQQVQQTQARLAAVRRTESQLTGAIASLEAARKRAEAASPSTAVSRSTIRTSDYGKLDWPVQGDILYPFGRQVQSNNTTIRWNGIGIAAPLGTPVHVVAAGEVVSVSQLGLYGLTVIVDHGGGDYSIYGSLQESRVKRGDHVIKDQVIGSVGMSDPDFPAHLHFEVREHGGPAVDPTTWLRHR